The Nocardioides pantholopis genome window below encodes:
- the ybaK gene encoding Cys-tRNA(Pro) deacylase, producing the protein MAKKSTGATPAARALTRAGVPHTLHEYDHDPRAESYGMEAATALGLDPARVFKTLMASVDRLPGTGRPGLVVAVVPVSGQLDLKALARAVGAGKAQLADPGAAERATGYVVGGISPIGQKRQHPTVVDASALDHPTVFVSGGRRGLDLEIAPADLVGVTGATTAPVGRP; encoded by the coding sequence ATGGCCAAGAAGAGCACCGGCGCGACGCCGGCCGCCCGGGCGCTGACCCGCGCCGGGGTGCCGCACACGCTGCACGAGTACGACCACGACCCCCGCGCGGAGTCCTACGGGATGGAGGCGGCGACGGCGCTCGGGCTCGACCCCGCCCGGGTGTTCAAGACGCTGATGGCCAGCGTGGACCGGCTCCCCGGCACCGGCCGGCCCGGCCTGGTCGTGGCGGTCGTGCCGGTCTCGGGGCAGCTGGACCTCAAGGCGCTGGCCCGCGCGGTGGGGGCCGGCAAGGCGCAGCTGGCCGATCCCGGGGCCGCCGAGCGGGCCACCGGGTACGTCGTCGGCGGCATCTCGCCGATCGGCCAGAAGCGGCAGCACCCGACGGTCGTGGACGCCTCCGCGCTCGACCACCCGACGGTCTTCGTCTCCGGCGGACGGCGCGGTCTGGACCTGGAGATCGCCCCGGCCGACCTGGTGGGAGTCACCGGGGCGACCACGGCGCCGGTGGGACGGCCCTGA
- a CDS encoding LON peptidase substrate-binding domain-containing protein yields the protein MSRTLPMFPLNAVLFPGVSVPLRVFEDRYRALIHHLMRIEDPTDRIFGTVGIREGYEVGDHGAQSLFRVGVRVRVTEVEAHEDGTFDLVGVGLDRIELQRLEAGGPFPVGHVVERPEATAGVSEEVLEQARATFTAYRAALAGIRSDPYDGPLPTDPTYLSWTLAACAPLPMAERQALLEAEDAGDRLVLVTDLLRAELRAMNVIPSLPATEVARTRWSPN from the coding sequence GTGAGCCGCACGCTGCCGATGTTCCCGCTGAACGCGGTGTTGTTCCCGGGCGTGAGCGTGCCGCTCCGGGTGTTCGAGGACCGCTACCGCGCCCTGATCCACCACCTGATGCGGATCGAGGACCCCACCGACCGGATCTTCGGCACGGTCGGCATCCGGGAGGGCTACGAGGTCGGCGACCACGGGGCCCAGTCCCTGTTCCGGGTCGGCGTGCGGGTGCGGGTGACCGAGGTCGAGGCCCACGAGGACGGCACGTTCGACCTGGTCGGCGTGGGCCTGGACCGCATCGAGCTCCAGCGCCTGGAGGCCGGCGGACCGTTCCCGGTGGGCCACGTCGTCGAGCGCCCCGAGGCCACCGCCGGGGTCTCCGAGGAGGTCCTGGAGCAGGCCCGCGCGACGTTCACGGCCTACCGCGCTGCGCTGGCGGGCATCCGGTCCGACCCGTACGACGGCCCGCTGCCCACGGACCCGACGTACCTGTCCTGGACCCTCGCCGCCTGCGCGCCGCTGCCGATGGCCGAGCGGCAGGCGCTGCTGGAGGCCGAGGACGCTGGCGACCGGCTGGTGCTGGTCACCGACCTGCTGCGCGCGGAGCTGCGGGCGATGAACGTGATCCCCTCGCTGCCGGCCACCGAGGTGGCGCGCACCCGCTGGTCGCCCAACTAG